The Microcystis panniformis FACHB-1757 region TGATGACGAGGAGGGTTCATCGCCATCAATTTCTAAACTGAGAACATTATCTTCTTCTAGGGGCGGTAATTCACCACTAACAGTCAAGGTGTGGGCAGTGGATTTGAGCAATAGGTCTAATTCTGCTAAAACCGCTTTAGCATCGGCGAAAATCCGCTCGATTTCCTCGCTATCTTCGATTAAGAAGGCATCAGATTCTTCTTCCTCCGATTCCTCATCCCAAGCTAGAATCATCACCGGGGTATCCACGGGGACAAGAAGCATATAGGTGAGATCATCGGTTTCATAGGCATTCTCAATATAACAGTCCAGCGATCGACCTTGCTCATCCCAGAGGGTTATGATATCCGCTTCTTCGAGTTCGTTTTCTTGAAAATTAAATTGAGATGGGGACATAGGCTCTCAAACGCTACTGATTGAATCAGAATATCATGAGTTGACATCCTCGCCGCCCTAAAAGTGCGGCGATTCCTAAACCTCACGATTTAAGTTTCTGCTTCCACCACCGTCGCATACCACAGTTAAAAAACCATGTACTGTCTTACACAGAGTCCACAGACTTTCGCCCCATTTCAGAAGCCCGATTCCCTGTGTCCCACGGTACGTTGACCGCCTATAGCTTCTTGTACTTGTTGCGCGCGACTTTTTACCCGGCCAAGCTTTTCTGGTCGGAACCCCCTAAGCCGAGTTTTCAAGGTGCTGCGCCGTCCACTTGGTTTTCGAGACTGGCCTTTTAATTCTATACTTTAGACGTTCATAATCTGAGATTTATTAAACTTCTGAAATCGTAGAGTCAGCAAGGAATCCAGTTCTTTTTTATGTTTCAAATGGGCGTCATTCAAACATTCATAAATGGCTGAAGAAAAGTCAGAAAAGTTTTCATAATATTTACCATATAAACATTTCTTTTTGACAAATTTCCACAGCCTTTCAATTAAATTTAGATTAGGTGAATAAGACGGCAGATAGAGCAGTTCTATTGACAAAGAAAAAGCTAATTCTTCAACAATTTTACATTTTTGATAGCGGGCATTATCTAAGACTAGAGTGATGGGAATCATTAGTCCTAAAGCAGCTATTTTTGACCGGAGTTCACAGACTTGATCTGCTGTAATATAAGTGTCATATGTTACCAGAATAACTTCATGAGTTATTGCATTTAATGCTCCTAAAACATTGAAGCGTTTACGCCCGCTCGGTGACTTAACAAAAAGTCTCTCAAAACACCAAACAAGACCGAGAAATGCTCCCATGACGAAGTGAGCGGCATCAACAAAAAAAACAGCCCTTTTTCCTTCTTTAGCCTCATTTAGTCTGGGTTCTAGCTTTTTTTCTTTGTAGTCCTCTTGTTCATCTGGGTCAGCTTTAGAAGGAAGAGAACCTACTTTTAAACATTTCATTCCCATTGATTTTAAAAATTTTCTCACTTGGGTAGGACTTCGTTTTATTCCCGTCAATTCTTCTATCCTATATACAGCTTCATTTATTGTGGCTGGTGGATTTTTCTCGAAGTATTTTTTGAGGGTTTCTTTTTGAAACTCTAATTCACTTTTAGGGCGATAGAAGTTGATTTCTTTTAATTTTTCTATTCCGCCCTCTTGCTCATCTCGAAGATAGGTTAATAAGGTATTTGGCGAGAT contains the following coding sequences:
- a CDS encoding DUF3727 domain-containing protein produces the protein MSPSQFNFQENELEEADIITLWDEQGRSLDCYIENAYETDDLTYMLLVPVDTPVMILAWDEESEEEESDAFLIEDSEEIERIFADAKAVLAELDLLLKSTAHTLTVSGELPPLEEDNVLSLEIDGDEPSSSSEPEELQFLASFFSEDQKYSIYSPLAPLLFLAVGDAEGKVELVSPDDDGMGPILEELLFDELD
- a CDS encoding IS630 family transposase, producing the protein MINLEFTEEEKNSLYYERFHHPHPRVQLKMEVLWLKSQKIPHQKICQLAGISPNTLLTYLRDEQEGGIEKLKEINFYRPKSELEFQKETLKKYFEKNPPATINEAVYRIEELTGIKRSPTQVRKFLKSMGMKCLKVGSLPSKADPDEQEDYKEKKLEPRLNEAKEGKRAVFFVDAAHFVMGAFLGLVWCFERLFVKSPSGRKRFNVLGALNAITHEVILVTYDTYITADQVCELRSKIAALGLMIPITLVLDNARYQKCKIVEELAFSLSIELLYLPSYSPNLNLIERLWKFVKKKCLYGKYYENFSDFSSAIYECLNDAHLKHKKELDSLLTLRFQKFNKSQIMNV